In Cyclobacteriaceae bacterium, the DNA window CTCATCACCTGTAATAACAAAGTCCTTCAGACCGGCTTCAATCATTGCATCCTTAAATCCCTGGATACGAAGTTTGTTTGGAATTGATTGCTGAACACCTTGAATGCAGGCTATTTGCTTGTGGCCGTGCTCAATGAGGTGCTTGGTTGCCATGTATGCTCCTTCGTAGTTATCAGTAGAGACATAAGGGATATCAAGGTCTTCGAAGTATCGGTCAATACAAACAACAGGAAGTCCTTGGTCGTGTAATTTCTTAATGCTTTTTGAATTCTGGCTACAGGGGGCAATGACAAGACCTTCAATATTTCTGGATTGCATTTGAAGCAGTTCATCATTTTCAATCTCACGATTCTCATCACTGTCACCAATGATGGTTATGTAGCCTCGATTCCGGACTTCCGCATTGATCTCACTGGCGATGTCTGCAAAGAATGGATTGCTGAGCGAAGGAATAATCAGAGCAATGGTATTGCTTTTGCCCGATTTAAGATTAGCGGCAAATTGATTAGGAACATAGTTAAGCTTCTTGGCAGTTTCACGGATCCTCTCCTGGGATTTTTCGCTGATCCTAAACTGTTCTGCTTTGCCATTCAATACTCTTGATACCGTGCTGATGGAGACCCCAGCTTTTTTGGCGATATCTACAATATTTACTTTCTGATTGGCCATGCTTGAACAAACGTTTTATTACAGATAATAGGAGGTTGGAGAAGTTCAAATATACTAAAAACAAATAGCGCAAGTCATGAAGATCATAGGGTGATATTAATGGAATAGAACAAACGATTATTGTTTTTAATCAATTTTTTAAGATTTTTTTAAGAACTTTTTAATATTTTAAAATGCAAATAATGAGACACTTACATATCTAAAACCTTGTTTCAAACGATTGTTTGAACAAACGTTTGTGCAAAATATTGCCTTTTTCTAATATTGGCCTACCGTTAAAAACAAAGACCATATGGAAAGAAAACTACTCAACAGTGTAAGAAGCACCGCCAGTCTGCTGTCGTTACTTCTTATTCTTGCAGGCCAACTGTTGGCAATCAGCGGAAGTGCGGCACCTCTTTTGATCCCCTCAGAAGAGCAACAAGCAACCTCCGTTTCGGGAAGGGTAATATCCGACACCGATAAAGAAGGAATACCGGGTGTAAACATTCTTATCAAAGGAACTTCACTGGGAACTGTCACGGATGTGGATGGCAGATATAACATTCAGATTCCAGATGATGCGTCCATCCTGGTGT includes these proteins:
- a CDS encoding LacI family DNA-binding transcriptional regulator; this translates as MANQKVNIVDIAKKAGVSISTVSRVLNGKAEQFRISEKSQERIRETAKKLNYVPNQFAANLKSGKSNTIALIIPSLSNPFFADIASEINAEVRNRGYITIIGDSDENREIENDELLQMQSRNIEGLVIAPCSQNSKSIKKLHDQGLPVVCIDRYFEDLDIPYVSTDNYEGAYMATKHLIEHGHKQIACIQGVQQSIPNKLRIQGFKDAMIEAGLKDFVITGDEFSIQNGYKESKLLLQLRQPPTAIFTLSNTIAIGCIKALREENVLIPEHISVITFDDHPFLDYLATPLTCITQPTREICRIAVKHLFFMLTNKEIKSKQILLKPELKYRKSVKRI